One genomic segment of Syngnathus typhle isolate RoL2023-S1 ecotype Sweden linkage group LG8, RoL_Styp_1.0, whole genome shotgun sequence includes these proteins:
- the smoc2 gene encoding SPARC-related modular calcium-binding protein 2 has translation MRVCPLLVFLCLLSAAHAQKFSALTFLRVDQDKECNMECSRAPRKPLCASDGRTFTSRCEFLRAKCRDPQLEVIRGPCKDTSRCVAEKKYTEQQAKKLFPQVFVPVCNPDGTYSEVQCHSYTGYCWCVTPNGRPISGSAVANKKPRCQGSKQERATTREPGKDETGLVVDPQPPADEEDIISQYPTLWTEQVRSRQNNRTRAPSSSCDQEQQSAQEEAKQHKNDAVFVPDCGQGGLYKPVQCHPSTGYCWCVLVDTGRPIPGTSTRYEQPKCDGNARAHPTKPKDHYRSRHLQGCPGAKKTEFLTSVLDALSTDMVHAVTDPASAGKVVEPDPNHTLEERVVHWYFGQLDKNSSGDIGKKEIKPFKRFLRKKSKPKKCVKKFVEYCDISNDKALSLQELMGCLGVTKEEGAKTGEGLSPGRLHPSKKQG, from the exons TTCCTGCGAGTGGATCAGGATAAGGAGTGTAACATGGAATGTAGCAGAGCTCCTCGCAAACCCTTGTGCGCCTCAGACGGCAGGACCTTCACATCTCGCTGCGAGTTCCTTCGAGCCAAGTGCCGCGACCCCCAGCTGGAGGTCATCCGAGGGCCATGCAAAG ATACGTCCAGATGCGTAGCAGAGAAGAAGTACACAGAGCAGCAGGCCAAGAAGCTTTTTCCTCAGGTCTTTGTGCCAGTATGCAACCCCGATGGCACATACAGTGAG GTTCAATGTCACAGCTACACCGGATACTGTTGGTGCGTCACTCCCAATGGCCGACCGATCAGTGGATCAGCTGTAGCCAATAAAAAGCCTCGATGCCAAG GGTCAAAACAAGAGCGAGCGACTACAAGAGAGCCAGGAAAAG ATGAAACTGGCTTAGTGGTGGATCCACAACCCCCTGCAGATGAAGAAG ACATCATTTCCCAGTACCCCACTCTGTGGACGGAGCAGGTCCGCAGCCGGCAGAACAATAGAACAAGAGCACCAT CTTCATCGTGTGACCAGGAACAACAGTCTGCTCAAGAAGAAGCAAAGCAACACAAGAACGACGCTGTGTTTGTTCCCGATTGTGGCCAAGGCGGATTGTACAAGCCAGTCCAGTGCCATCCGTCGACTGGTTACTGCTGGTGTGTTCTGGTGGACACTGGTCGGCCCATACCTGGTACCTCCACTAG GTATGAGCAGCCAAAGTGCGATGGCAATGCGAGGGCCCATCCAACAAAACCAAAGGACCATTACAGAAGCAGACATTTACAAG GCTGTCCTGGTGCAAAGAAAACAGAGTTCCTGACAAGTGTTCTTGATGCGCTGTCGACGGACATGGTTCATGCTGTCACAGATCCAGCATCCGCCGGAAA GGTGGTGGAGCCCGACCCCAACCACACACTGGAGGAGAGGGTGGTTCACTGGTATTTTGGTCAGCTGGATAAAAACTCCAGCGGGGACATTGGAAAGAAAGAGATCAAGCCATTCAAACGCTTCCTGCGCAAGAAATCCAAACCCAAGAAGTGTGTCAAGAAGTTTGTGGAGTATTGTGACATCAGCAACGACAAGGCGCTGTCTCTGCAGGAGCTGATGGGCTGTTTGGGGGTTACCAAGGAAGAAG GGGCCAAAACAGGAGAAGGCTTATCTCCCGGTAGACTT CACCCCTCGAAGAAACAGGGCTAA
- the dact2 gene encoding dapper homolog 2, with translation MLSTKGSYVGMMSGAVGMDRGRVGERLQAALAGLQELHLLRDRQSDMVSWALRADREEPVTFEHATPEDARKMGAEEQRLEATLTALKQQLSRLRKKDVGLKTHLQQLDQQISELKLDVSKASTEQLESDSRPSSGFYELSDGGSCSLSNSCTSVYSECLSSSQTSLPPPSASPANSQASPPFQADVYRRRSADEGASHPNATRATGLHLGSSRIRASSTVTELGRPRPVSTGDLDRMINQGLNYKPMDAKKPQMCPNPKIPTMDPKFQSNLVSRNGIELYHYPSPLHAVALQSPIFFQGGESATDGGRPPVRDSDMLQGTEMGYDTKTLGYIDKLLQRGSNKSHIQMAAEAMQTHGDYQRKPPEIVTVFPQKLVSLPQPPPTQAIPLDNEEKGHCVTNSSQEKTDNEGHQQSGRPQEVSYGYSSPAVMREYSSDEVTTSSLRKMDKTHVAFVARGHAEKACGEMRPTEKKAQRQRAAMSHSSSTEDSQVFEVQNGSPEFVHAKFVPAGTQGVKVRQADRKTKAVKIRRRSSEKPRALRQQQSSCERARESKGDPRRLAKGKVIQKYPCCPSEEHKQGSGSDSSQCGPGIIYTHKVHPKPHPTPAATKSIKSRRLQCGEYEQEQRKKRHGAAKWLSDAEKFQSLCAQRQRSKELFAQAPGNMHLAKSGQWMGPHHPFMSSMSSNSFNAKLNARYPAAPYHVSNLYPPRCESEYSAECMSLFHSTIAASSDGEMSDNTTNRFGDSESSQSFQSFSDSDSSLSVEEGDHLDSLAEECGDLVWAEASLVPTAVGKTLQQLPRPEPSACRIKASRALKKKIRRFQPASLKVMTLV, from the exons ATGCTGAGTACTAAGGGTTCATACGTGGGAATGATGAGCGGCGCCGTGGGAATGGACCGCGGCAGGGTCGGAGAGAGGCTCCAGGCCGCCCTGGCTGGGTTGCAAGAGCTCCATCTGCTTCGGGACAGACAGAGCGACATGGTGAGCTGGGCGCTCAGAGCGGACCGGGAAGAACCGGTCACTTTCGAGCACGCCACACCGGAGGACGCCAGGAAGATGGGGGCGGAGGAGCAGCGGTTGGAGGCGACCCTCACGGCCCTGAAACAACAGCTG TCTCGTCTTCGGAAAAAGGATGTTGGACTGAAGACTCACCTTCAGCAGCTTGATCAACAAATCAGTGAGCTGAAGCTGGATGTCAGCAAGGCCTCCACTGAGCAGCTGGAGAGTGACAGCAGGCCAAGTTCAG GTTTCTATGAGCTCAGTGATGGTGGCTCTTGCTCCTTGTCAAACTCCTGCACCTCAGTGTACAGTGAGTGCCTGTCATCCTCCCAGACGAGTCTTCCCCCCCCTTCCGCAAGTCCGGCTAATTCTCAAGCGAGCCCACCATTTCAAGCCGACGTGTATCGTCGTCGTTCGGCCGATGAAGGTGCCTCCCATCCCAACGCTACCCGGGCGACAGGCCTTCATCTTGGAAGCAGTAGGATCAGAGCAAGCTCTACTGTCACTGAACTTGGACGGCCAAGACCTGTGTCAACAG GTGACCTAGACAGGATGATAAATCAAGGACTGAACTATAAACCAATGGATGCTAAGAAACCACAGATGTGCCCAAATCCCAAGATCCCTACAATGGACCCGAAGTTCCAGAGCAATTTGGTTTCCCGCAATGGAATTGAATTGTATCACTACCCAAGTCCCTTGCATGCTGTTGCCCTCCAAAGTCCAATCTTTTTCCAAGGTGGTGAATCAGCCACAGATGGCGGCCGGCCTCCAGTGCGTGATTCCGACATGCTCCAGGGTACTGAGATGGGCTATGATACCAAGACTCTGGGTTACATTGACAAGCTCCTCCAGCGCGGCTCCAACAAATCTCACATTCAAATGGCCGCCGAGGCTATGCAGACCCACGGTGACTATCAGAGGAAACCACCTGAAATCGTAACTGTGTTTCCACAGAAACTGGTATCTCTTCCTCAACCTCCCCCAACTCAGGCCATACCACTAGATAATGAAGAGAAGGGACACTGCGTGACAAATTCCAGTCAAGAAAAAACTGATAATGAAGGCCACCAACAGTCTGGGAGACCTCAGGAGGTTTCATATGGGTATTCCTCTCCTGCTGTGATGAGAGAGTACAGCTCTGATGAGGTCACGACTTCATCATTGAGGAAGATGGACAAAACGCATGTTGCTTTTGTAGCTAGGGGCCACGCAGAAAAAGCATGTGGGGAAATGAGGCCCACAGAGAAGAAGGCTCAGAGACAAAGAGCAGCCATGTCTCACAGTTCAAGCACAGAGGACAGTCAAGTCTTTGAGGTGCAAAATGGCTCCCCTGAGTTTGTCCATGCCAAATTTGTCCCTGCTGGAACTCAAGGGGTCAAGGTGAGACAAGCTGATCGTAAAACCAAAGCTGTAAAAATCAGACGAAGGAGCAGTGAGAAGCCGAGAGCGTTGAGGCAGCAGCAATCATCCTGCGAACGAGCCAGAGAATCCAAGGGAGATCCGAGAAGACTAGCAAAAGGGAAGGTCATCCAGAAATACCCCTGCTGTCCATCTGAGGAGCATAAACAAGGCTCAGGCTCAGATTCAAGCCAGTGTGGCCCCGGAATAATCTACACCCACAAGGTCCATCCAAAGCCGCACCCTACTCCAGCTGCTACTAAATCCATCAAAAGCCGCAGATTGCAATGTGGAGAGTATGAGCAGGAGCAGAGAAAGAAGAGACACGGAGCGGCCAAGTGGTTATCTGATGCCGAGAAGTTCCAAAGTTTGTGTGCTCAACGTCAGAGGTCTAAGGAACTCTTTGCGCAAGCGCCAGGAAATATGCATTTAGCCAAATCAGGCCAATGGATGGGACCTCATCATCCCTTCATGTCATCCATGTCTTCTAACTCATTCAATGCTAAACTCAATGCCAGGTACCCGGCAGCACCCTATCACGTGTCCAACCTCTACCCACCTCGATGTGAGTCTGAGTACTCAGCTGAATGCATGTCGCTTTTCCACTCCACCATTGCCGCGAGCAGCGATGGGGAGATGAGCGATAACACCACCAATCGCTTCGGCGATAGCGAATCCAGCCAGAGTTTCCAATCCTTTTCCGACTCTGACAGCAGCCTGTCCGTGGAGGAAGGAGACCATCTGGATAGCCTTGCGGAGGAGTGCGGCGACCTGGTATGGGCGGAAGCTTCTCTGGTGCCCACTGCAGTTGGAAAGACCCTTCAGCAACTCCCACGACCAGAGCCCTCAGCTTGCCGCATCAAAGCTTCACGAGCCCTGAAAAAGAAGATTCGGCGCTTCCAGCCTGCCTCATTGAAGGTCATGACCCTGGTGTAA